One window of Nocardia nova SH22a genomic DNA carries:
- a CDS encoding MFS transporter has translation MGRTAPRTRSGLFVVLLCFLTIVADGYDLIVYGATVPNLLDEPGWHMSAGTAGLIGSWTLVGLMVGFLLAGPITDRIGRRKVMMVGIVWFSAGSAICALAQSPEFLGVARFVTGIGGVVPSAVALTVEYAPTARRQLYNGLTLTGYSVGGIVAALAALALLPGHTWRLLYGLAALYILILPVMYFWLPESVNHLILRGRTDEARRVASRYGLDFDTLSRSDDARPAEQGPSGYRLLLSRRYIGAAALFVIICFCAQLIVYGLNTWLPQLMRTAGYPLGSSLRFLLVLQLGAVVGTLGGSLLADRFGSKRVIISAFLVGGVSLLALSRPLDVAVLMIAVAGAGLGTVGTSSLTYGYVAAHFPASCRGSAVGAAMGLARAGAILGPLIGGWIAESDLGFQWNFYAFAIPAFVAAAFASLVAGSNPAPGPEEIRGSTALPEPIN, from the coding sequence ATGGGGCGCACCGCTCCGCGTACTCGCAGTGGACTGTTCGTAGTCCTGCTGTGTTTCTTGACAATTGTCGCCGATGGTTACGATCTGATCGTCTACGGCGCCACCGTCCCCAATTTGCTGGACGAACCCGGATGGCATATGTCCGCCGGAACGGCGGGCCTCATCGGCAGCTGGACTCTGGTTGGTTTGATGGTGGGTTTCCTGCTGGCCGGACCGATCACCGACCGGATCGGCCGCCGCAAGGTCATGATGGTGGGAATCGTGTGGTTCTCGGCGGGCTCCGCGATCTGCGCGCTGGCGCAATCACCCGAATTCCTCGGGGTCGCCCGGTTCGTCACCGGCATCGGCGGTGTCGTGCCGTCCGCGGTGGCGCTGACCGTGGAATACGCGCCGACGGCGCGGCGTCAGCTCTACAACGGCCTCACCCTGACCGGCTATTCGGTCGGCGGCATCGTCGCCGCCCTCGCGGCACTCGCCCTGCTACCCGGCCACACCTGGCGGCTGCTGTACGGCCTCGCGGCCCTCTACATTCTGATCCTGCCGGTGATGTACTTCTGGCTGCCGGAGTCGGTGAATCACCTGATTCTGCGGGGTCGCACGGACGAGGCCCGGCGGGTGGCCTCCCGCTACGGACTGGACTTCGACACGCTCTCCCGCAGCGACGACGCGCGGCCTGCCGAGCAGGGACCGAGCGGCTACCGACTGTTGTTGTCGCGGCGGTACATCGGGGCGGCCGCACTCTTCGTGATCATCTGCTTCTGCGCGCAACTGATCGTGTACGGGTTGAATACCTGGCTGCCGCAACTCATGCGCACAGCCGGATATCCGCTCGGATCGTCGTTGCGGTTCCTCCTCGTCCTGCAGCTCGGTGCGGTGGTGGGAACACTCGGTGGCTCACTGCTCGCCGACCGTTTCGGTTCCAAGCGCGTGATCATCTCCGCGTTTCTCGTCGGCGGAGTGTCGTTGCTCGCGCTCAGCCGCCCGCTCGATGTCGCCGTCCTGATGATCGCGGTGGCCGGCGCGGGGCTGGGAACGGTCGGGACCTCGTCGCTGACGTACGGCTATGTGGCCGCGCACTTTCCGGCCTCGTGCCGTGGCTCCGCGGTGGGAGCGGCGATGGGCCTGGCGCGTGCGGGCGCCATCCTCGGCCCGCTGATCGGCGGGTGGATCGCGGAGTCCGATCTCGGTTTCCAGTGGAACTTCTACGCCTTCGCGATTCCCGCCTTCGTCGCCGCCGCGTTCGCCTCGCTCGTCGCCGGATCGAATCCGGCGCCGGGGCCCGAAGAGATTCGCGGCAGCACGGCCCTCCCGGAGCCGATCAATTGA
- a CDS encoding IclR family transcriptional regulator: MAIRQRTAAPSAPQEHRTVSRVVTILELVARNPEGMTLAELATALEAPRSSVHYIAKGLVATGYLTDVGVYTLGPAVETLLGARSSSVEHTARPDLESLQRQFDETVLLCMRIGEQIVYADAIESTRPIRFSARVGERRPLYPSSAGRCFLAYSDPAFRDDYVARHVDDPRTRLRLRDEFARTARDGVGFADRHTTPDLGGVHAPVFRNGVPVAVVTVAGPVARIDARLDSITEAVVDHARHITDLLNLSR, from the coding sequence ATGGCGATCAGGCAGAGGACGGCGGCGCCGAGTGCGCCGCAGGAACACCGCACGGTGTCTCGCGTGGTCACGATCCTCGAACTCGTCGCCCGCAATCCCGAGGGGATGACCCTCGCCGAACTGGCGACCGCGCTGGAGGCGCCGCGCTCGTCGGTGCATTACATCGCGAAGGGTCTCGTCGCCACCGGCTACCTCACCGATGTCGGTGTCTACACCCTCGGACCGGCGGTCGAAACACTGCTCGGCGCGCGCTCGTCGTCGGTCGAGCACACGGCGCGGCCCGATCTGGAATCGTTGCAGCGGCAGTTCGACGAGACGGTCCTGTTGTGCATGCGCATCGGCGAGCAGATCGTCTACGCCGATGCCATCGAATCCACCCGCCCCATAAGGTTTTCGGCTCGCGTGGGCGAACGCCGCCCGCTGTATCCGTCGTCGGCGGGACGCTGCTTCCTCGCCTACAGCGATCCCGCGTTCCGTGACGACTACGTCGCGCGCCACGTCGACGACCCGCGGACCCGCCTGCGCCTGCGCGACGAATTCGCGCGAACGGCGCGCGACGGCGTGGGTTTCGCCGATCGGCACACGACACCGGATCTCGGCGGCGTGCACGCGCCGGTATTCCGCAACGGAGTACCGGTGGCCGTGGTGACCGTCGCCGGGCCCGTCGCCCGCATCGATGCGCGACTGGACTCGATCACCGAGGCGGTCGTCGACCACGCCCGGCACATCACCGACCTCCTGAATCTCTCCCGCTGA
- a CDS encoding LysR family transcriptional regulator, translating to MIEIKGSVPIPPMNREVQMGTFNRLHLIRQVDLFTLRLFLSAIEERQIGLAAIRENIAPSTATKRIQVLEDIAGVELLERGPKGVVPSPAGAVLERYARSIFGSLDAMRSEIAAITEGVQGELSVVSARTIVVPFLAREIGDFGREYPLVEVGLYETENANIARQVARGEADVGVFASAYDMDLDGIDVTPYREDRLVAVVPPGHALSGESAVTFEDLASERLIAPRAMVGAFRAAAKRLGDEFRSPHRVRSGEVAIGLVHAGLGVSVVPECLLDHALLSRVAVLEFDEPWAVRRIHIATPSGRTPSPAAQAFIHQLSVRPTAGDDDEVVEAIEESFCPALAPHDAPVG from the coding sequence GTGATCGAGATCAAGGGATCGGTGCCGATCCCGCCGATGAATCGCGAGGTCCAGATGGGAACGTTCAACAGGCTGCACCTGATTCGCCAAGTCGACCTGTTCACTCTTCGGCTGTTTCTCTCGGCCATCGAAGAGCGCCAGATCGGACTCGCGGCGATCCGGGAGAACATCGCGCCCTCCACTGCCACCAAACGAATTCAGGTCCTCGAGGACATCGCCGGGGTCGAACTGCTCGAGCGCGGGCCCAAGGGGGTGGTGCCGAGTCCGGCCGGTGCGGTGCTGGAACGCTACGCGCGGTCGATCTTCGGCAGCCTCGACGCGATGCGTTCGGAGATCGCGGCGATCACCGAAGGAGTGCAGGGGGAATTGTCGGTCGTGTCCGCGCGCACCATCGTCGTGCCGTTCCTGGCGCGCGAAATCGGTGACTTCGGCCGCGAGTACCCGCTGGTCGAGGTGGGGTTGTACGAGACCGAGAACGCCAACATCGCCCGGCAGGTCGCCCGTGGCGAAGCGGATGTGGGGGTATTCGCGTCGGCCTACGACATGGACCTCGACGGCATCGATGTCACGCCCTATCGGGAGGACCGTCTCGTCGCGGTGGTGCCGCCGGGACATGCGCTCAGTGGCGAATCCGCGGTCACCTTCGAGGATCTGGCATCGGAGCGGCTGATCGCACCGCGCGCGATGGTCGGCGCGTTCCGGGCCGCCGCCAAACGACTCGGTGACGAGTTCCGGTCACCGCATCGCGTGCGTAGCGGCGAGGTCGCCATCGGCCTGGTGCATGCCGGTCTGGGCGTGAGCGTCGTTCCCGAATGTCTGCTCGACCACGCGCTGCTGTCGCGGGTGGCGGTGCTGGAATTCGATGAGCCGTGGGCGGTTCGGCGCATCCACATCGCGACTCCGAGCGGGCGGACGCCGAGCCCGGCGGCTCAGGCGTTCATTCATCAGCTCTCGGTCCGGCCGACGGCCGGGGACGACGATGAGGTCGTCGAGGCGATCGAGGAGTCGTTCTGTCCGGCTCTGGCGCCCCATGACGCCCCTGTGGGCTGA
- a CDS encoding phenylacetate--CoA ligase family protein: protein MSKAPFSESWWSEIEGASPADAAAVQNERLREQMEYLAARSDFYRAKFAEHGVAPAKVRTVADLAGLPFTEKQELRDSLAQTPPLGSHVAAAREEIVQIQASSGTTGSPSYVGLTRGDIETWSELGARALYANGFRPGDRLLHAFGMSKGFVGGLPVVQILQHMGIVDIPIGAEAGAERLLRVQADQRPDALIGTPYFLTYLAEQAPEIVGQKARDLGVRAISVGGEPGGGLPAVRQRLESLWGATAREMLGGTDIACTYWGECEAGEGMHFLSPDLMVAELIDPVSGDIVDPVEGAQGELVYTALRRRASPLLRFRTRDHVVVTGTDCACGRTGYKVRCVGRTDDMLIVRGINLFPSAIKQLVVEMQPETTGEMRIRADFEGHSTQRPLPLVVEHAAGMSPDRQTALKAAIEDRVRSALNVKTIVELVPDGTLKRPDHVKVALVERVGS, encoded by the coding sequence ATGAGTAAAGCTCCGTTCTCGGAGTCCTGGTGGAGCGAAATCGAAGGTGCGTCCCCCGCCGATGCGGCGGCCGTTCAGAACGAACGCCTGCGCGAGCAGATGGAGTACCTCGCCGCACGCAGCGACTTCTACCGTGCGAAGTTCGCCGAACACGGCGTCGCCCCGGCGAAGGTGCGCACGGTCGCCGATCTGGCCGGACTGCCGTTCACCGAGAAGCAGGAGTTGCGCGACAGCCTGGCACAGACGCCGCCGCTGGGATCGCACGTCGCGGCTGCTCGCGAGGAGATCGTGCAGATCCAGGCGTCGTCGGGGACGACCGGCAGCCCCAGCTATGTGGGCCTGACCCGCGGCGATATCGAGACCTGGTCCGAGCTGGGCGCACGAGCGCTGTACGCCAACGGTTTCCGCCCGGGCGACCGGCTGCTGCACGCCTTCGGCATGAGCAAGGGCTTCGTCGGCGGCCTGCCGGTGGTCCAGATCCTGCAGCACATGGGCATCGTGGACATTCCGATCGGCGCCGAGGCCGGGGCCGAGCGATTGCTGCGGGTCCAGGCCGACCAGCGTCCGGACGCACTGATCGGCACTCCGTACTTCCTCACCTATCTGGCCGAACAGGCGCCCGAGATCGTCGGACAGAAGGCCCGCGATCTGGGCGTCCGGGCCATCAGCGTCGGCGGTGAGCCCGGCGGCGGCCTGCCCGCGGTGCGGCAGCGATTGGAATCGCTGTGGGGCGCCACCGCACGAGAGATGCTGGGCGGCACCGATATCGCGTGCACCTACTGGGGCGAATGCGAGGCCGGTGAGGGCATGCACTTCCTCTCCCCCGATCTGATGGTCGCCGAACTCATCGACCCGGTCAGCGGCGATATCGTCGATCCGGTCGAAGGCGCCCAGGGCGAACTGGTCTACACCGCGCTGCGCCGCCGGGCCTCGCCGCTGCTGCGCTTCCGCACCCGCGATCACGTGGTCGTCACCGGCACCGACTGCGCTTGTGGCCGAACGGGTTACAAGGTCCGCTGCGTCGGGCGCACGGACGACATGCTGATCGTGCGCGGTATCAATCTGTTCCCGTCCGCGATCAAGCAACTCGTGGTCGAGATGCAGCCGGAGACGACCGGCGAGATGCGCATTCGCGCGGACTTCGAGGGCCACTCGACGCAGCGGCCACTCCCCCTCGTCGTGGAGCACGCCGCCGGGATGAGCCCGGACCGGCAGACCGCCTTGAAGGCCGCCATCGAGGATCGGGTCCGCTCGGCGCTGAATGTGAAGACCATCGTCGAACTGGTGCCGGACGGAACGTTGAAGCGCCCGGATCATGTGAAAGTGGCGCTGGTGGAGCGAGTCGGTTCCTGA
- a CDS encoding aldehyde dehydrogenase — MVWQGEYDRLFIGGRWVTPSTDEVIEVISPYTEKPIARVPAGANADVDVAVAAARTAFDRGPWPRMPLADRIEVMGRLSAQMHAAETSMAELVTAEMGCPITQSHGIQAARPRSIVDAMIELARDHPFDEIREAPSGRARVTREPVGVLAAIVPWNAPHLVTMMKLAPALLAGCTVVLKPSPETPLDAYLLAELLSRAGLPDGVVNIVPAHREPSEYLVTHPGVDMVSFTGSTGAGRRIGSLCGGLVRRVALELGGKSAAVVLDDADLESTVSALRTGAFRNTGQVCSSKTRVVVSRRRAAEFADALRDATEGMPVGDPSDPRTEFGPLVSSRQREAVEGYIRSGRAEGATVVLGGGRPHGLDTGWFVEPTIFAGVRPDMRIAQEEIFGPVLSILEYDTEDEAIEIANDSSYGLNGAIFTADPQHAVALAERIRTGTVEINGNPVGLAAPVGGVKDSGVGRELGPEGFDEFIEFKSIGLPRDLALG; from the coding sequence ATGGTGTGGCAAGGTGAATACGACCGGTTGTTCATCGGCGGCCGGTGGGTGACGCCGTCGACCGACGAGGTCATCGAGGTGATCTCCCCGTACACCGAGAAACCGATCGCACGGGTACCGGCCGGTGCAAATGCCGATGTCGACGTCGCCGTGGCCGCCGCGCGGACGGCATTCGACCGCGGGCCGTGGCCGCGGATGCCGCTAGCCGATCGCATCGAGGTGATGGGCAGGCTGAGCGCGCAGATGCACGCCGCCGAAACCTCCATGGCCGAACTCGTGACCGCCGAAATGGGTTGCCCCATCACGCAATCGCACGGAATCCAGGCGGCGCGGCCGCGTTCGATCGTGGACGCGATGATCGAGCTGGCGCGGGATCATCCGTTCGACGAGATCCGCGAGGCGCCTTCCGGGCGCGCACGGGTCACCCGCGAGCCGGTCGGCGTACTGGCGGCGATCGTGCCGTGGAACGCACCGCATCTGGTGACGATGATGAAACTGGCCCCGGCGCTGCTGGCGGGATGCACCGTCGTGCTGAAACCCTCGCCCGAGACGCCCTTGGACGCCTATCTCCTCGCCGAACTCCTCTCCCGCGCCGGGCTGCCCGACGGCGTCGTGAATATCGTTCCCGCGCATCGTGAACCGAGCGAGTATCTGGTGACCCATCCCGGCGTCGACATGGTGTCGTTCACCGGGTCCACCGGCGCGGGCCGCCGGATCGGCTCGCTGTGTGGTGGCCTCGTCCGGCGGGTCGCGCTGGAACTGGGCGGCAAGTCGGCCGCTGTCGTTCTCGACGATGCCGATCTGGAATCCACTGTCTCGGCCCTGCGGACGGGAGCGTTCCGCAATACCGGGCAGGTGTGCAGTTCCAAGACCCGGGTGGTGGTATCCCGCAGGCGCGCAGCGGAATTCGCCGATGCGCTGCGCGATGCGACCGAGGGTATGCCGGTGGGAGATCCGTCCGATCCCCGTACCGAATTCGGCCCGTTGGTGTCGTCGCGGCAGCGTGAAGCGGTCGAGGGGTACATCCGGTCCGGGCGTGCCGAAGGCGCCACCGTCGTCCTGGGAGGTGGGCGGCCGCACGGGCTGGACACCGGCTGGTTCGTCGAGCCGACCATCTTCGCCGGGGTGCGCCCGGATATGCGTATCGCGCAGGAGGAGATCTTCGGGCCGGTGCTGTCGATTCTCGAATACGACACCGAGGACGAGGCGATCGAGATCGCCAACGACTCCTCGTACGGACTCAACGGCGCGATCTTCACCGCCGATCCGCAGCACGCGGTCGCGCTGGCCGAGCGGATCCGCACCGGAACCGTGGAGATCAACGGTAATCCGGTGGGGTTGGCCGCGCCCGTCGGCGGTGTCAAGGACAGCGGTGTGGGCCGGGAACTCGGGCCCGAGGGTTTCGACGAGTTCATCGAATTCAAATCGATCGGCCTGCCACGCGATCTCGCCCTCGGATGA
- a CDS encoding CaiB/BaiF CoA transferase family protein: protein MSDSAGPLSGVKVVELGGVGPTPFCCQLLSDLGADIIRIDRPVGYDGGAPIEPRFDLLNRGRRSAAIDLKKPQAVAAVLDLVRRADVLIEGFRPGVAEKLGLGPDECAAVNPGLVYGRMTGWGQEGPLAQAPGHDINYIALTGVLHSIGPAGGPPAIPLNLAGDFGGGSLYLAFGIVAALLERHSSGRGQVIDAAMVDGSASLMTLFYGMHAAGYWRDERGVNRLDSGAPWYNTYRTRDDRWLAIGSNEARFWRNTLRVLGLDEAEMPDQHDRSRWPEMHERLAAVVATRTRDEWCALAERQDVCLAPVLSLTEAPHHAHLRARETFIEVDGVVQPAPAPRFSRTPGAVQRPPARPGEHTDEVLGDWGFTPEQLAALRAAEAIA from the coding sequence ATGAGTGATTCGGCGGGCCCGCTGTCGGGCGTCAAAGTTGTCGAACTGGGCGGAGTCGGGCCGACCCCGTTCTGCTGTCAGCTGCTGTCGGATCTCGGCGCGGACATCATCCGCATCGATCGCCCGGTCGGCTACGACGGTGGCGCGCCGATCGAACCGCGCTTCGACCTGCTCAACCGGGGGCGGCGCAGTGCGGCCATCGATCTGAAGAAGCCGCAAGCCGTTGCGGCCGTGCTCGATCTGGTGCGCCGCGCCGATGTCCTGATCGAGGGTTTCCGGCCCGGTGTCGCCGAGAAATTGGGCCTGGGACCCGACGAGTGCGCGGCGGTCAATCCCGGACTGGTCTACGGCCGGATGACGGGCTGGGGACAGGAGGGACCGCTCGCGCAGGCGCCTGGGCACGACATCAATTACATTGCGCTGACCGGAGTTCTGCATTCGATCGGGCCCGCCGGTGGCCCGCCCGCGATTCCGCTCAATCTGGCCGGTGACTTCGGCGGTGGTTCGCTGTATCTGGCCTTCGGTATCGTCGCGGCCCTGCTGGAGCGGCACAGCTCGGGACGCGGACAGGTGATCGATGCGGCGATGGTCGACGGCTCGGCATCGCTGATGACGCTGTTCTACGGAATGCACGCCGCCGGATACTGGCGCGACGAGCGCGGCGTGAATCGCCTGGATTCCGGTGCGCCCTGGTACAACACCTACCGCACCCGTGACGACCGGTGGCTGGCCATCGGTTCCAACGAAGCGCGCTTCTGGCGCAACACACTTCGGGTCCTGGGGCTGGACGAGGCCGAGATGCCCGACCAGCACGACCGATCGCGGTGGCCGGAAATGCACGAGCGGCTGGCGGCGGTGGTCGCCACCCGCACCCGGGACGAATGGTGTGCCCTCGCCGAGCGCCAGGATGTGTGCCTCGCGCCGGTGCTGTCGCTGACCGAGGCGCCGCACCATGCGCATCTGCGTGCGAGAGAAACGTTCATCGAGGTCGACGGCGTGGTGCAGCCCGCGCCCGCACCCCGCTTCAGCCGCACACCGGGCGCGGTGCAGCGGCCACCGGCGCGTCCCGGTGAGCATACCGACGAGGTGCTCGGCGACTGGGGATTCACCCCGGAGCAACTGGCCGCATTACGTGCCGCGGAGGCCATTGCCTGA
- a CDS encoding acyl-CoA dehydrogenase family protein: protein MNSNFLTDSQADWLDVVNKFMDNEITVEYVRKCDSGREYPYEAYEKIAKQGWLGILIPEEEGGSGGDIFDYSLMAEGLGKYGFDFACSVLVPTFTAMNIIKYGTAEQKARYVKPFIDGQIRFSVSISEPDAGSDASNTKTRARRADNGDWIVSGQKLWCSGAAAKDTVIAMLVRTDADDKHGGLSVLLIPNDTPGLDIRKLPTLSRHATGTTEIFLDEVRVPADALLGEVGQGWKIITEHLELERCAVAAAYVGNAQEAVRAANKYAHERVQFGKPIYEFQVLKHTLAENQTRVDAARLLCYRAAKMKAEGLPAASETSMAKLYGSETLKQSALDGMQILGGYANLPEADMERYLRESIQSTIGGGTSQIQRTIIAKSMRLSAKA, encoded by the coding sequence ATGAATTCGAACTTCCTGACCGACTCCCAGGCCGACTGGCTCGATGTCGTCAACAAATTCATGGACAACGAAATCACCGTCGAATATGTGCGCAAATGTGATTCGGGCCGGGAATATCCGTACGAGGCATACGAGAAGATCGCGAAGCAGGGCTGGCTCGGCATTCTGATTCCCGAGGAGGAGGGCGGCTCCGGCGGCGATATCTTCGACTACTCGCTGATGGCCGAGGGCCTGGGCAAGTACGGTTTCGACTTCGCCTGTTCGGTGCTGGTTCCGACGTTCACCGCGATGAACATCATCAAGTACGGCACCGCGGAGCAGAAGGCGCGCTACGTCAAGCCGTTCATCGACGGCCAGATCCGGTTCTCGGTGTCGATCTCCGAACCCGACGCCGGTTCGGATGCCTCCAACACCAAGACCCGCGCCCGTCGCGCCGACAACGGCGACTGGATCGTGTCCGGTCAGAAGCTGTGGTGCAGTGGCGCCGCCGCGAAGGACACCGTGATCGCGATGCTGGTGCGCACCGACGCCGACGACAAGCACGGCGGCCTGTCGGTGTTGTTGATTCCCAACGACACTCCCGGCCTGGACATCCGCAAGCTGCCGACCCTGTCGCGGCACGCCACCGGCACCACCGAGATCTTCCTCGACGAGGTCCGTGTCCCGGCCGACGCGCTGCTGGGCGAGGTCGGCCAGGGCTGGAAGATCATCACCGAGCACCTGGAGCTGGAGCGGTGCGCGGTCGCCGCGGCCTATGTCGGCAACGCCCAGGAAGCGGTCCGGGCGGCGAACAAGTACGCCCACGAGCGCGTCCAGTTCGGTAAGCCGATCTACGAGTTCCAGGTGCTCAAGCACACGCTGGCCGAGAACCAGACCCGCGTCGACGCGGCCCGGTTGCTCTGCTACCGCGCCGCCAAGATGAAGGCCGAGGGCCTGCCCGCCGCGAGCGAGACCTCGATGGCGAAGCTGTACGGCTCGGAGACCCTCAAGCAGAGTGCGCTGGACGGCATGCAGATCCTGGGCGGCTACGCCAACCTGCCCGAGGCCGACATGGAGCGCTACCTGCGCGAGAGCATCCAGTCCACCATCGGCGGCGGCACCTCGCAGATCCAGCGCACCATCATCGCCAAGTCGATGCGCCTGTCCGCGAAAGCGTAA
- a CDS encoding MaoC/PaaZ C-terminal domain-containing protein: MVTVNNRIDMPLDEIEVGTVFRSGGRTITETDVVNFCAFTGNWIEIHSNVHYASQTRFGERIVQGSLTYSVMTGLIQFGPSIQANYGIDNLRYLKPVIIGDTVYATAEVIGKKNKDDKFGVVTFLMKALNQDGYVVQKSEWSLLMLRKREDLDALVGSSVPTERPKD; this comes from the coding sequence ATGGTAACCGTCAACAACCGCATCGATATGCCGCTCGACGAGATCGAGGTCGGCACCGTGTTCCGCTCGGGCGGGCGCACGATCACCGAAACCGATGTCGTGAATTTCTGTGCCTTCACCGGCAACTGGATCGAGATCCACTCCAATGTGCACTACGCCTCGCAGACGCGGTTCGGTGAGCGGATCGTGCAGGGGTCGCTGACCTATTCGGTGATGACCGGGCTGATCCAGTTCGGCCCCTCGATCCAGGCGAACTACGGTATCGACAATCTCCGGTATCTGAAGCCGGTGATCATCGGCGACACCGTCTACGCCACCGCCGAGGTGATCGGCAAGAAGAACAAGGACGACAAGTTCGGTGTCGTCACCTTCCTGATGAAGGCGCTCAACCAGGACGGCTACGTCGTGCAGAAGAGCGAGTGGAGTCTGCTGATGCTGCGCAAGCGCGAGGATCTCGACGCGCTGGTCGGCTCCTCCGTCCCCACCGAACGCCCGAAGGACTGA
- a CDS encoding thiolase family protein — protein MPSTPVAAIVGMGDAYASRDNRKDPMQLAVEATYAALTDAGIRKNQVDAVFTGRSPWADKRSQWSNIFISHMHMPVTIDSEITMHGAGLTSSIAIASQMIAAGQAEYVLCLQSDATELFVDAVAMGAEADSDPQVEVPYGATIPSLYAQAACRYFHEFGITETDLADVAIANQRWGVHHPHAAKARYGEIDREKVLSSPYVATPLRRWMCSTWGGGTGGALIVTSPDNVGDRQNAVYVHGYGSASTHEYLTDRMNLRHSRFPGLGALPNLTHTATAEAARQAYGMSGLGPSDIDMLQLSVNFAHMGPIVLEDLGFAKKGHGIDLYREGRTAIDGDLPTDTNGGWLSFGQPGISCNMDSLVEAVRQLRGTALGAAPANRPETVLVQGAGGMLAAGSVMLLSSAA, from the coding sequence GTGCCCTCCACTCCCGTCGCCGCGATCGTCGGCATGGGCGACGCCTACGCCTCGCGGGACAACCGCAAGGACCCCATGCAGCTCGCCGTGGAAGCGACCTACGCGGCGCTGACCGACGCGGGTATCCGCAAGAACCAGGTCGACGCGGTCTTCACCGGCCGCTCGCCCTGGGCGGACAAGCGCTCGCAGTGGTCGAACATCTTCATCTCGCACATGCACATGCCGGTGACCATCGACAGCGAGATCACCATGCACGGCGCGGGTCTCACCTCGAGTATCGCGATCGCCTCGCAGATGATCGCGGCGGGGCAGGCCGAATACGTGCTGTGCCTGCAGAGCGATGCGACCGAGCTGTTCGTCGACGCCGTGGCGATGGGAGCGGAGGCCGATTCCGATCCGCAGGTGGAAGTGCCCTACGGCGCCACGATTCCGTCGCTGTACGCGCAGGCGGCGTGCCGGTATTTCCACGAATTCGGCATCACCGAAACCGATTTGGCGGATGTCGCGATCGCGAATCAGCGGTGGGGCGTGCACCATCCGCACGCCGCCAAGGCCCGCTACGGCGAGATCGACCGGGAGAAGGTGCTGTCCTCGCCGTACGTGGCCACGCCGCTGCGGCGGTGGATGTGCTCGACCTGGGGCGGTGGCACCGGCGGCGCGCTGATCGTCACCTCGCCCGACAATGTCGGTGACCGGCAGAACGCGGTCTATGTCCACGGCTACGGCTCGGCGAGTACGCACGAATATCTCACTGACCGAATGAATCTGCGGCACAGCCGTTTCCCCGGCCTCGGCGCGCTGCCGAATCTGACCCACACCGCGACCGCCGAGGCGGCGCGGCAGGCCTACGGAATGTCCGGGCTCGGCCCGTCCGATATCGACATGCTGCAGCTGTCGGTCAACTTCGCGCACATGGGCCCGATCGTGCTCGAGGATCTCGGTTTCGCGAAGAAGGGCCACGGCATCGACCTCTACCGCGAGGGCCGCACCGCCATCGACGGTGATCTGCCGACCGATACCAACGGCGGCTGGCTGTCGTTCGGTCAGCCCGGTATCTCCTGCAATATGGACAGCCTTGTCGAGGCCGTGCGCCAATTGCGCGGCACCGCACTGGGAGCGGCACCGGCGAATCGGCCCGAGACCGTACTCGTCCAAGGAGCGGGCGGCATGCTCGCGGCGGGCAGCGTCATGCTGCTGTCGTCGGCGGCCTGA